CGGCGCGAACGGTTGGCGAATTCATGGCGCCGGTTGAACGTGTGGGAGACCCGCGGCGTTCCGCCCGGTATCATGAATCGGTCAGATGGTCCGGTTCACCTTGACAGAAGGGTGATCGCGGCTAGCTTAACGGAGTGTTCCGAAGGGCCCCGCGCCACCGGTGCGGGGTTTTTTCGTCAGAGTCGGCTGACCAGCCGACCGGCACGGGGGCTGTAGCTCAGCTGGGAGAGCGCTGCATTCGCATTGCAGAGGTCAGGGGTTCGAGCCCCCTCAGCTCCATAGATATTTACCGGGTTGTGTGACGGTCGACACGAGTTTGTGACCCCGGGGAACCTAAATCGTAGTATGTTGTAGAAGGATTGAGCCCGCCGCTGTTCGGTAGGACGGAGAGTTCCAATGACAGCGCGCGTGGCACCTGTTCGAAGACCCCCGAGGGCATAGCCCGGCGGGGGTTTTCTGTTTCCGGGCGCCTGCGGTCGACCAAGAAGACGTCGAGCGGTGAGGTGAGGAGCGGTGAGAGTCTTGAGGGGCGAGCAACCGAAGCGTCGAGCGTTAGAGGGGTGAGCCGGTGAGGGCAGGACTGAGTTCTGCCCTCGCCGGCTCACCCCTCAAGCGCTCACTACCTTCGGTTGCTCGCCCCTAAGGACTCTCATAGCTCACCCCTCCCCGATACGGTCGAGGCAGCTCACACACCCGACCTATTTCAGGGATCGGACGTCGGCGCGCATCGCGGCGAACAACTCGGCCAGGAAGCGATTCTCCTCGTCTTCCACCCGGCCCGCATAGTCGCTCATGGCCGTGAATCCCAGATTGCCCAGAAAGCGCATGATGGCGCTTTCGCGAACCGCCAGCACCATCGTTCGGGCCAACAGTGTCTGCCCGTCGGCTCCGCGAATGAAGCCGATGCGGAATTGCGCGCCGCCGCCTTCAAACGGACGCTTGAGCGGCGTGTTCAACAGCTGCTCGGTGAGCAGCGGCAGGTCCCAGTCCGGCTCCTTGGTGAAGCGCATCGCCCACTCGCGTTGCGTGCTCGTACTCACATGCACAAACTCCCCCACCACGTTCGACGCGCCCACCGTGAAGAACGAAATTTTGGCCGAGGCGTCGGCATGCAGCACCAGGGTGTCCGGCATGCGGCGCGGTGGTCCTTCCAGCGGCTGCAGTTCGCCCCCTCGCGTGCGAAACCGCATGACCAGACGCGATTTCCTGCTCTGCACATCAAACCAATCCGCCCCGACCTTGTCGCTCAGTCGAAAGTGAAAGCGCGCGGGCGCCAGATATTTGCGCACGTACTTGGACATCTCTGGAAATTCCCCCTGAAGCGAATCGCCAGATATGTGGATGTGCATCGACACCCGCGTCGAGCCGTCCGGCTGTGCGTCGGTGCTCAGGGAGTCAAGCAACAACAGCCGACCCAGTGCCGTGGTGGTGCGGGGCAACGCGCTGCGATAGTCGGCGCGAATATCCGTGGCCGGTCGTTCGGCGGACAGGAACAGCGCCCGCATGATATCCGTCGCCCGCGCCGGCGGCATCCCACCGACCGCGTTCTCAACCTTGGTCGTCCACTGCCAATCGTTGTCGGCGGGGAGTTGAACAAGCCCGATGAAGTGCCGGGAGTCGCCCGTGCGGACGGGTGAGGCCACCTGTGCCCTGGGCGAAAACGTATAGCGGCCGCCAATGACCGTGCCGGCCACCTCCAGATCGCGTTCAGCGCCCACGCGAGTGGAACGTTCGCTGGTCCACAGCGCCGTATCGTTGACCAGCTTGGACGGCGAAAGCGCAAACCGCCCCATGCGCATGCGGGCGTACAGGAACTTCGGCAGGCGAACGACCCGCGTAAATCGCTGTTCCAGCGCGTCGGCAAAGGCCTCGGCGTTCACGCGCGCCGACGCCACGTCCGGGCCGTACGCCAGCGTGGCGGCACGACAGCCCGTTCCGCTCAGGAGCAGGCCAACGAACAGCGTATGGCGCAACGGAAGGGGCACGCGGGACATGGAAGAAGAATGACTGGAGGTTAGCTTTCGCGGCACCTCTCTCCATACCCTGCCGTGGCCAATACGCTTCCTCCTGATTCCTCCGACGCGGCCCACGCGCCGCGACGTGACTTCATTCGCGAACTTGTCGCCGAAGATGTGGCCACCGGTCGGTTTGGCCGCGCGCCGGCCACCCGATTCCCACCGGAACCGAATGGGTTCCTGCACATGGGACACGCCAAGTCCATCTGCCTGAACTTCGGGATCGCGAAGGAATTTGGCGGCACCTGCAACCTGCGCTTTGACGACACGAATCCGTTCACGGAAGACGTGAAGTACGTGGAGTCCATCAAGCGTGATGTGCAGTGGCTGGGTTTCCAGTGGGACCACGAGTACTACGCCAGCGACTACTTCGAGCAATTGTACGACGTGGCCGAGTCGCTGGTGAGCAAAGGCAAGGCGTATGTGGACTCGCAGACCGAGGAACAGATTCGCGAGGGGCGCGGCACGGTGACGACGCCGGGGACGCCCAGTCCCTATCGCACGCGTGGGGTGGAGGAAAACCTCGACCTGCTGCGGAGAATGCGGGCGGGGGAATTCCCCGACGGCGCGCATGTGTTGCGGGCGAAGATCGACATGGCGCACCAGAACATGATCATGCGTGATCCGCTGCTGCTGCGCATTCGACACGCGCATCACTATCGGCGCGGCAACGACTGGTGCATCTACCCGTTGTACGATTTCGCGCATGGATTGAGTGACGCCATTGAGGGCATCACCCGATCGTTGTGCACGCTGGAGTTCAAGGACAACCGCGACATCTACGACTGGCTGGTGAGCGAGGCCGGGTTTGAGCATCCGCCGCGGCAGATGGAGTTTGCCCGACTGGAGCTGGACTACACGCTGCTCAGCAAGCGCAAGCTGTTGCGTCTGGTGAACGAAGGGCATGTGAGTGGCTGGGACGATCCGCGCATGCCCACCATTGCCGGCCTCCGTCGGCGCGGCGTGCGCGCCGAGGCCATTCGCGCGTTTGCCGAGGTGATTGGCGTGGCGCGCAACGATGCGCGCGTGGAAATCGCGACGTTCGAGCATGCGGTGCGCGACGATCTCAACGTGGAAGTACCGCGCGTGTTGTGCGTGCTCAATCCGCTCAAGGTGGTGCTGACCAACTATCCCGAGGGGCAGGTGGAGGAGATGGAGGCGGCCAGCTATCCACCCGACTTTGCCAAGAGTGGCACGCGGATGGTGCCGTTCTCGCGCGAGCTGTGGGTGGACCGTGACGACTTCATGGAAGATCCGCCCAAGAAGTTCTATCGCCTGTCACCGGGTCGCGAAGTGCGTTTGCGTTTTGGCTATCTCATCACCTGCCAGTCGGTGGTGAAGAACGAGGCGGGCGAGGTGACCGAGTTGCACTGCACCTACGATCCCGCCACGCGCAGCGGCCAGGCGCCCGATGGGCGAAAGGTGCAGGGCACCATTCACTGGGTGTCGGCGGCGCGCGCGCTGGACTGTGAAGTGCGGCTGTACGATCGCCTGTTTTCGCAGCCCGATCCCGACGACGTGCCGGAGGGGCAGGATTTCATGTCAGCGCTCAATCCGCATTCACTGGTGGTGGTGAGCAACGCGAAGATCGAGCCGAGTGTGGCGAGCGATCCGCTTGGCAGCCGATATCAGTTTGAGCGGACGGGCTACTTCATGAGCGAGATGGAGACGTCAACGAAAGAGCGATTGGTGTTTAACCGGATTGTGGCGTTGCGGGACAGCTGGGCGAAGGAGCTCAAGAAGGGGTGACGCGCTCGGGCGAGTTCTTGCGAATTCACGCCGAGGCCGAGCAGACTATGGGTATGCCGATCGCACTGCAGCACCACTGGACCATTGAGGACGTCTGGGCGTTGCCGGAGTGCGGCGAACGCTACGAGGTGGTTGACGGGGTGCTGCTGGTGAGTCCGGCGCCTTCGTTGGTGCACCAGCGCGCGGTGCGCGTCTTGCTGGAGTTGTTGCAGCGTTACGTGAGCCAATTCATGATCGGCGAGGCACTGCCGGCGCCGCTCGATGTGGTGATGGCGGACGACACCATGGTGCAGCCTGATGTGTGTCCTGCCGCCGGCAGGTGATCTCGCACTCAGGGACAATCCTCGCCAGCGGCCGCCGCCGTTGCTTGCCGTGGAAGTGCTGTCGCCGTCCACGGCCCGTCAGGATCGGATCGTAAAGCGACCGCGTTATCAGCGAACGGGCGTCGAATACTGGATGGTCGATCTCGATGCGCGAGTGGTGGAGCGCTGGACCCCGGACGCGGAACGTCCGGAGATCTGCCTCATCGCGATTACGTGGCAGCCCGCAGGGGCCGTGGCCCCGCTTGCCATCGATTTGGTGGCACTGTTTGCGGAGATCGTCAGGGAAGCCCGTGTAAAGGGCGTGGGGAGCGGCCCGGGGCTTGCTTTGCACTACCATCGGGCCGGGGTCCGCCTATATTTGACCGTTCACCGTCGGCAGGTGCCGGACCGACGGGGTGATGCCCCTTAGCTCAACTGGCAGAGCGTCTGACTCTGAATCAGAAGGTTCCAGGTTCGAAACCTGGAGGGGCAACTTCCGTCAGCATGCGTTCAACACAAAGCCTCGGCCTCGCGCCGGGGCTTTGTGCATCCTGCGTGACAAAAGTGGCGCCGCCCAGAGGACGAGCGAACTCGCTCCTCACGCCGTACGTTGCCAAAAGAACCCACGTCGGCACGGATGTGCTTCCCCAGAAGACCATTTAATGCAACACCGTTTCCATACGCCGGTCGCCTGCCTCCTGCTCGCCGTGGCCATTCTCTCGTGCGACAAGCACTCCCACCCCGTTGTACCGGCCGACAACGGTGGCAACAATCCGACGCTCAGCCTGGACCTGAGCAGCGTCCCGCTCAGCGCAACCGCCGGCGGTACCGCTGACGCTATCGGCACGGTGCTGGTGACCAATCGCGGCACCGGAACACTGTCCGGGCTGTCGGTCGGAACGATCAACTATCAGCAGGGCCAGCCCGCCTCGTGGCTGACTGCGAGCCTCAGTACCGCAACGGCTCCGGCCACACTGACCCTGACGGCTCGCTCCGCATCCATGCCGCCCGGGTCGTATTCAGCGACGGTGCCCGTGTTGACGTCGGTTGCCGCAACGCAGTCGGTGACCGTGGTGCTCACGGTCAGCGAGGTTCGTCCGGCCGGATCGCTTTTCATTTCGGCTACCGCCGGAAACTCACACGCTTGCGCCATCACCACGGCAAACCTGGCAGCCTGCTGGGGGCAGAATCAGCAAGGGCAACTCGGCGATGGCACTCAACTGCGGCGGCTCACTCCGATACTCGTGGCCGGGAACCTGCAGTTCTCCTCGTTATCGGCCGGATTCTACCACACGTGTGGCATCAGCTTCTCATACGCGGCCTACTGCTGGGGCACGAACGCCTACGGTGAACTGGGCGACGGAACACTCACGTACCACCAGACGCCCACATTGGTTACCGGTGGGATTCAGTTTTCCGAATTGGTGGCGGGGGCCTCGTTCACCTGTGGCTTGACCATCACCAGTGCCGCGCTCTGTTGGGGGGACAACACCTATGGACAACTGGGCGATGGCACATACACCAGTCGCAAGATCCCGACGCGGGTAACCGGAACGACAGTTTTCGTCGAACTCGTCGCGGGCGAACGCCATGTGTGCGGACGGACCGCCGGCAACGCGGTGTATTGCTGGGGCGGACGCGATCCCAACAGCGTCCAGCAGCCCTCCGGCATCGATGGCAATGCGCCAAGCCTTGTGCGGAGTCCCGAGAAATTCACCGGGTTTGCCGCGGGGTGGGATCACGACTGCGCGCATACCATTGCGAATCGCGTGTACTGCTGGGGCGACAATTCGTGGGGACAACGTGGGATCGGCACGGACTTCAGCCCTGCGGACACTACGCTCACTCCGCTGATTGGCACATTTGAGTTTGGGCTGTTGGCCGCCGGCTGGCGACACACCTGTGCGCTGACGCCGGCGGGTTCAGCGTACTGCTGGGGGATCAACGCGTTCGGTGAACTCGGAACTGGCAATCTGACGAAAAGCTTCGTGCCGGTGCCGGTGGTGGGGGTGTCCGTGTTTACCGGTCTGACTGCCAGCGGTGTATTCACGTGTGGTTGGACTCCCGCGAAAACTGTGTATTGCTGGGGCAATAACGCCCAGGGGAATCTGGGAGACGGGACCACGACCAATCGTCTGACACCGACGTTGGTGGGAGGTGGCGGAAGTCCCCCTCCTGCGGCGCCCGTCATCGCGCTGGGCGCGAATAGTCTGTCGTTTGCCGCTGTGTCTGGTGCCGCGTCGCCTGCGGCGCAATTGGTGCCAATCACGAACGGTGGAACCGGTACACTCAATGCACTGAGCGTGGGTACGATCAGTTACCAAAGCGGCACCGGATGGCTCACGGCCACGCTCAACACGACCACGGCACCGGCGACTCTCACCGTGAGCGTCGCCAGTGGGGCACTCGCTGTCGGGAGCTACACCGCGACGGTGCCGATTGCGTCCTCGGCCGCTGGCGTCACCAACTCGCCGAACGCGCTCACGGTGACGTTTACCGTGACCGCGCCTCCCTTGCCGATGCCAACCATTGCCTTGAGTGCGAGTAGCTTCGCTTTCAGCGGGACGATGGGCGGAACCGCACCAGCCACGCAGGCGGCACAGATCACGAACAGCGGAACCGGTACGCTCAACGGGCTCACGGTCGGCAACATCAGCTATCAGGGCGGCACCGGATGGCTGACGGCCACACTCAACACGTCAACGGCGCCGGCGACACTCACACTCAGTGCCGCGACCGGCGCGCTCGCGGTTGGCAGCTATACCGCCACCGTGCCGATTGCCTCGTCGGCGGCCGGCGTCACCAATTCACCTGTTTCCGTCGCGGTGACATTCACCGTCGCCAGGCCATCGTTTGTTGATGTGGTCGCGGGCTACGAGCACACCTGTGCGCGAACGGTCACTGGCGCGACGTATTGCTGGGGAGAAAACGGCTCGGGTCAACTTGGTGACGGTACCACGACAGATCGATTACTGCCCACCGCAGTTTCCGGCGGGCTGTTGTTCGCGGAGATCGCGGCTGGCGCGGGCCACACCTGTGGACGGACGGCTGCGAACGCGGTCTACTGTTGGGGTTTCAATCTCACCGGTCAGCTTGGCGACGGCTCGTCAACCAGCCGAACTACACCGACGCCGATTTTCGGAGGGTTCGCGTTCGTGGAGCTCGCCGCAAGTGTCACGTTCACCTGCGGGCGGACCG
The Gemmatimonadaceae bacterium genome window above contains:
- a CDS encoding Uma2 family endonuclease — translated: MCVLPPAGDLALRDNPRQRPPPLLAVEVLSPSTARQDRIVKRPRYQRTGVEYWMVDLDARVVERWTPDAERPEICLIAITWQPAGAVAPLAIDLVALFAEIVREARVKGVGSGPGLALHYHRAGVRLYLTVHRRQVPDRRGDAP
- a CDS encoding glutamine--tRNA ligase/YqeY domain fusion protein, with protein sequence MANTLPPDSSDAAHAPRRDFIRELVAEDVATGRFGRAPATRFPPEPNGFLHMGHAKSICLNFGIAKEFGGTCNLRFDDTNPFTEDVKYVESIKRDVQWLGFQWDHEYYASDYFEQLYDVAESLVSKGKAYVDSQTEEQIREGRGTVTTPGTPSPYRTRGVEENLDLLRRMRAGEFPDGAHVLRAKIDMAHQNMIMRDPLLLRIRHAHHYRRGNDWCIYPLYDFAHGLSDAIEGITRSLCTLEFKDNRDIYDWLVSEAGFEHPPRQMEFARLELDYTLLSKRKLLRLVNEGHVSGWDDPRMPTIAGLRRRGVRAEAIRAFAEVIGVARNDARVEIATFEHAVRDDLNVEVPRVLCVLNPLKVVLTNYPEGQVEEMEAASYPPDFAKSGTRMVPFSRELWVDRDDFMEDPPKKFYRLSPGREVRLRFGYLITCQSVVKNEAGEVTELHCTYDPATRSGQAPDGRKVQGTIHWVSAARALDCEVRLYDRLFSQPDPDDVPEGQDFMSALNPHSLVVVSNAKIEPSVASDPLGSRYQFERTGYFMSEMETSTKERLVFNRIVALRDSWAKELKKG
- a CDS encoding Uma2 family endonuclease, which gives rise to MGMPIALQHHWTIEDVWALPECGERYEVVDGVLLVSPAPSLVHQRAVRVLLELLQRYVSQFMIGEALPAPLDVVMADDTMVQPDVCPAAGR